The following coding sequences lie in one Arabidopsis thaliana chromosome 3, partial sequence genomic window:
- the UVH3 gene encoding 5'-3' exonuclease family protein produces the protein MGVQGLWELLAPVGRRVSVETLANKRLAIGKQISGDQLQLYCIIFPASSSSFEFADASIWMVQFIKAMRDEKGDMVQNAHLIGFFRRICKLLFLRTKPIFVFDGATPALKRRTVIARRRQRENAQTKIRKTAEKLLLNRLKDIRLKEQAKDIKNQRLKQDDSDRVKKRVSSDSVEDNLRVPVEEDDVGASFFQEEKLDEVSQASLVGETGVDDVVKESVKDDPKGKGVLLDGDDLDNLVQDSSVQGKDYQEKLDEMLAASLAAEEERNFTSKASTSAAAIPSEEDEEEDSDGDEEILLPVMDGNIDPAVLASLPPSMQLDLLAQMREKLMAENRQKYQKVKKAPEKFSELQIEAYLKTVAFRREINEVQRSAGGRAVGGVQTSRIASEANREFIFSSSFAGDKEVLASAREGRNDENQKKTSQQSLPVSVKNASPLKKSDATIELDRDEPKNPDENIEVYIDERGRFRIRNRHMGIQMTRDIQRNLHLMKEKERTASGSMAKNDETFSAWENFPTEDQFLEKSPVEKDVVDLEIQNDDSMLHPPSSIEISFDHDGGGKDLNDEDDMFLQLAAGGPVTISSTENDPKEDTSPWASDSDWEEVPVEQNTSVSKLEANLSNQHIPKDISIAEGVAWEEYSCKNANNSVENDTVTKITKGYLEEEADLQEAIKKSLLELHDKESGDVLEENQSVRVNLVVDKPSEDSLCSRETVGEAEEERFLDEITILKTSGAISEQSNTSVAGNADGQKGITKQFGTHPSSGSNNVSHAVSNKLSKVKSVISPEKALNVASQNRMLSTMAKQHNEEGSESFGGESVKVSAMPIADEEITGFLDEKDNADGESSIMMDDKRDYSRRKIQSLVTESRDPSRNVVRSRIGILHDTDSQNERREENNSNEHTFNIDSSTDFEEKGVPVEFSEANIEEEIRVLDQEFVSLGDEQRKLERNAESVSSEMFAECQELLQIFGIPYIIAPMEAEAQCAFMEQSNLVDGIVTDDSDVFLFGARSVYKNIFDDRKYVETYFMKDIEKELGLSRDKIIRMAMLLGSDYTEGISGIGIVNAIEVVTAFPEEDGLQKFREWVESPDPTILGKTDAKTGSKVKKRGSASVDNKGIISGASTDDTEEIKQIFMDQHRKVSKNWHIPLTFPSEAVISAYLNPQVDLSTEKFSWGKPDLSVLRKLCWEKFNWNGKKTDELLLPVLKEYEKRETQLRIEAFYSFNERFAKIRSKRINKAVKGIGGGLSSDVADHTLQEGPRKRNKKKVAPHETEDNNTSDKDSPIANEKVKNKRKRLEKPSSSRGRGRAQKRGRGRGRVQKDLLELSDGSSDDDDDDDKVVELEAKPANLQKVRKSTRSRNPVMYSAKEDDELDESRSNEGSPSENFEEVDEGRIGNDDSVDASINDCPSEDYIQTGGGFCADEADEIGDAHLEDKATDDYRVIGGGFCVDEDETAEENTMDDDAEILKMESEEQRKKGKRRNEEDASLDENVDIHFGNSSAGGLSAMPFLKRKKRKN, from the exons atgggagtACAAGGTCTTTGGGAGCTTCTTGCTCCTGTTGGTCGCCGTGTCTCCGTAGAAACCCTAGCCAACAAACGATTAGCCATCGGTAAACAAATCTCCGGCGATCAACTTCAATTGTATTGTATTATTTTTCcggcttcttcttcatcgttcGAATTTGCAGATGCGAGTATATGGATGGTACAATTTATCAAAGCGATGCGTGACGAGAAGGGAGATATGGTTCAGAATGCACACTTGATCGGGTTTTTTCGAAGGATTTGTAAGCTTTTGTTTCTAAGGACTAAACCGATCTTCGTCTTTGATGGAGCTACTCCGGCATTGAAACGTCGTACTGTTATTGCTCGCCGTCGTCAACGTGAGAACGCTCAGACTAAAATCCGGAAGACTGCTGAGAAATTGCTGCTTAATAGG ctTAAGGATATTAGGCTTAAGGAACAAGCTAAAGATATTAAGAATCAGAGATTGAAGCAGGATGATAGTGATAGAGTGAAGAAACGTGTGTCTTCTGATTCTGTGGAAGATAATTTGCGAGTTCCTGTGGAGGAAGATGATGTAGGGGCGAGTTTTTTTCAGGAGGAGAAGCTAGATGAAGT ATCTCAAGCATCTTTGGTGGGAGAGACTGGTGTTGATGATGTTGTCAAAGAGTCCGTG AAGGATGATCCCAAGGGAAAGGGAGTTTTGTTGGATGGGGATGACCTAGATAATCTTGTACAGGATTCCTCAGTACAGGGGAAGGATTATCAGGAAAAGTTGGATGAGAT GTTGGCGGCATCCCttgcagctgaagaagaacgaaACTTTACTAGCAAAGCATCGACTTCAGCTGCAGCAATCCCGTCAgaggaggatgaggaagaagacagCGACGGAGATGAGGAAATTTTATTG CCAGTAATGGATGGGAATATCGACCCAGCTGTTCTGGCTTCTCTCCCTCCATCCATGCAACTTGATCTCCTTGCTCAG ATGAGAGAAAAATTGATGGCAGAAAACCGGCAAAAGTACCAAAAGGTCAAGAAG GCCCCTGAAAAGTTTTCTGAATTGCAAATAGAAGCATATCTTAAAACTGTAGCCTTCCGTCGCGAAATAAATGAAGTTCAGAGATCTGCTGGTGGAAGGGCTGTTGGTGGAGTTCAAACTTCTAGGATAGCTTCGGAAGCAAACAGAGAGTTTATATTCTCGTCTTCTTTTGCTGGTGATAAAGA AGTACTGGCATCTGccagagaaggaagaaatgatgaaaatcaaaagaaaacgtCACAACAGTCTTTGCCAGTCTCCGTCAAGAATGCTTCCCCGCTGAAAAAATCAGATGCTACCATTGAGTTGGATAGAGATGAACCTAAAAATCCTGATGAAAATATTgaagtatatatagatgaaagGGGACGTTTTAGAATAAGGAACAGACACATGGGAATCCAAATGACACGTGATATCCAGAGGAACTTACATTTGAtgaaagaaaaggagagaaCAGCTTCTGGTTCTATGGCTAAGAATGATGAAACATTCAGCGCCTGGGAGAACTTTCCTACTGAGGACcaatttcttgaaaaatcaCCTGTTGAGAAAGATGTTGTGGACCTGGAGATCCAGAATGATGATTCCATGCTGCATCCTCCATCTTCCATAGAGATATCATTTGACCATGATGGTGGTGGAAAAGATCtcaatgatgaagatgatatgTTTCTTCAATTGGCAGCGGGAGGACCAGTGACAATTAGTTCTACAGAAAATGATCCTAAAGAAGACACTTCACCGTGGGCTTCTGACAGTGATTGGGAAGAAGTGCCTGTTGAACAGAATACTTCTGTCTCTAAGCTTGAAGCGAATTTAAGCAATCAGCATATCCCCAAGGACATTAGTATCGCTGAGGGTGTAGCATGGGAAGAATATAGTTGTAAAAATGCCAATAACTCCGTGGAGAATGATACAGTAACAAAGATCACAAAAGGATAtctggaagaagaagctgatcTGCAGGAGGCTATCAAGAAAAGTCTTCTTGAATTACACGATAAGGAATCCGGGGATGTCCTTGAAGAAAATCAATCAGTAAGGGTAAATCTTGTTGTTGACAAGCCAAGCGAAGATAGTCTTTGTTCTAGGGAAACGGTTGGTGAAGCTGAGGAAGAGAGATTTCTGGACGAAATAACAATCTTGAAAACCAGTGGTGCTATAAGTGAGCAGTCCAACACTTCTGTAGCGGGCAATGCAGATGGTCAGAAAGGGATAACCAAACAATTTGGTACACACCCTTCTTCCGGTTCTAATAACGTTAGCCATGCTGTGAGCAATAAATTGTCAAAGGTAAAATCAGTTATCTCACCCGAGAAAGCATTAAATGTTGCTAGTCAAAACCGCATGCTATCCACCATGGCTAAACAGCACAATGAAGAAGGTTCTGAAAGTTTTGGTGGAGAATCTGTTAAAGTGTCTGCTATGCCCATAGCTGATGAGGAAATAACTGGTTTTCTTGATGAAAAAGATAATGCTGATGGTGAATCATCTATCATGATGGACGATAAGAGAGATTATAGTAGACGTAAAATCCAGAGTCTTGTCACTGAATCAAGGGACCCTTCTCGTAATGTCGTCAGATCGCGAATAGGGATACTACATGACACAGATTCACAAAATGAAAGAAGGGAGGAAAATAACTCTAACGAGCACACTTTCAATATTGACAGTTCAACAGATTTTGAAGAGAAAGGCGTGCCTGTTGAATTTTCAGAGGCAAATATAGAGGAGGAAATTCGAGTTCTCGACCAAGAATTCGTAAGTTTAGGTGATGAACAGAGAAAACTTGAGCGGAATGCTGAATCTGTGAGCAGTGAGATGTTTGCAGAATGCCAG GAGCTACTCCAAATTTTTGGCATACCGTACATCATAGCTCCCATGGAAGCAGAGGCACAGTGTGCATTTATGGAACAATCAAACCTTGTTGATGGCATTGTCACTGACGATTCTGATGTATTCTTGTTTGGAGCAAGGAGCGtgtacaaaaatatatttgatgatCGTAAATATGTGGAGACATACTTTATGAAG gaCATTGAGAAGGAGTTAGGCTTGAGCAGAGATAAAATAATCCGCATGGCAATGCTTCTAGGAAGTGATTACACAGAAGGAATCAG TGGTATTGGTATTGTCAATGCTATTGAAGTTGTGACTGCTTTTCCCGAGGAGGATGGGCTTCAGAAATTTCGTGAATGGGTTGAATCACCTGATCCAACCATTTTAGGAAAGACTGATGCAAAAACAGGTTCAAAGGTAAAGAAGCGTGGGTCTGCCTCCGTAGATAATAAAGGAATCATCTCAGGTGCCTCGACTGATGACACCGAAGAAATCAAGCAAATCTTCATGGATCAGCAT AGAAAGGTAAGCAAGAACTGGCATATTCCATTGACTTTCCCTAGTGAGGCTGTTATATCAGCCTACTTAAATCCGCAAGTGGATCTGTCGACTGAGAAATTCTCATGGGGCAAACCTGATCTTTCAGTACTTAGAAA GCTATGCTGGGAAAAGTTTAATTGGAACGGCAAGAAAACAGATGAACTACTACTACCAGTCTTGAAGGAGTATGAAAAGCGCGAG ACGCAACTTCGGATTGAAGCTTTCTATTCCTTTAATGAAAGATTTGCAAAGATCCGTAGTAAAAGAATCAACAAAGCTGTCAAAGGAATTGGTGGAGGTCTGTCGTCAGATGTGGCCGATCATACTCTCCAGGAAGGTCCAAGAAAacgaaataagaaaaaagttgcTCCTCATGAAACTGAAGATAACAACACTTCAGACAAAGATTCACCTATAGCCAATgagaaagtgaaaaacaaaaggaagcgCTTAGAAAAACCATCTAGTAGTAGAGGTAGAGGCAGAGCCCAGAAAAGAGgacgaggaagaggaagagtccAAAAAGATCTCCTTGAGCTATCCGACGGCagttctgatgatgatgatgacgatgacaAGGTAGTGGAATTGGAGGCAAAACCGGCCAATCTTCAAAAAGTGCGAAAG TCAACACGATCTCGGAATCCTGTGATGTACAGtgcaaaagaagatgatgaattggACGAGTCAAGAAGCAATGAAGGATCTCCGAGTGAGAATTTCGAAGAGGTTGACGAAGGCAGAATAGGAAATGATGATTCTGTAGATGCATCAATCAACGACTGTCCTTCCGAAGACTACATTCAAACGGGAGGTGGGTTCTGTGCAGATGAAGCTGATGAGATTGGAGATGCTCATTTGGAAGATAAAGCTACCGATGATTACAGAGTGATCGGTGGCGGATTCTgtgttgatgaagatgaaacagCTGAGGAAAACACAATGGATGATGATGCAGAAATTTTAAAGATGGAGAGTGAAGAACAACGAAAGAAAGGTAAACGTCGAAACGAAGAAGATGCATCATTGGATGAGAATGTTGACATTCATTTTGGGAATTCTTCAGCTGGAGGATTAAGTGCGATGCCTTtcttgaagagaaagaagagaaaaaactga
- the UVH3 gene encoding 5'-3' exonuclease family protein, whose protein sequence is MKDDPKGKGVLLDGDDLDNLVQDSSVQGKDYQEKLDEMLAASLAAEEERNFTSKASTSAAAIPSEEDEEEDSDGDEEILLPVMDGNIDPAVLASLPPSMQLDLLAQMREKLMAENRQKYQKVKKAPEKFSELQIEAYLKTVAFRREINEVQRSAGGRAVGGVQTSRIASEANREFIFSSSFAGDKEVLASAREGRNDENQKKTSQQSLPVSVKNASPLKKSDATIELDRDEPKNPDENIEVYIDERGRFRIRNRHMGIQMTRDIQRNLHLMKEKERTASGSMAKNDETFSAWENFPTEDQFLEKSPVEKDVVDLEIQNDDSMLHPPSSIEISFDHDGGGKDLNDEDDMFLQLAAGGPVTISSTENDPKEDTSPWASDSDWEEVPVEQNTSVSKLEANLSNQHIPKDISIAEGVAWEEYSCKNANNSVENDTVTKITKGYLEEEADLQEAIKKSLLELHDKESGDVLEENQSVRVNLVVDKPSEDSLCSRETVGEAEEERFLDEITILKTSGAISEQSNTSVAGNADGQKGITKQFGTHPSSGSNNVSHAVSNKLSKVKSVISPEKALNVASQNRMLSTMAKQHNEEGSESFGGESVKVSAMPIADEEITGFLDEKDNADGESSIMMDDKRDYSRRKIQSLVTESRDPSRNVVRSRIGILHDTDSQNERREENNSNEHTFNIDSSTDFEEKGVPVEFSEANIEEEIRVLDQEFVSLGDEQRKLERNAESVSSEMFAECQELLQIFGIPYIIAPMEAEAQCAFMEQSNLVDGIVTDDSDVFLFGARSVYKNIFDDRKYVETYFMKDIEKELGLSRDKIIRMAMLLGSDYTEGISGIGIVNAIEVVTAFPEEDGLQKFREWVESPDPTILGKTDAKTGSKVKKRGSASVDNKGIISGASTDDTEEIKQIFMDQHRKVSKNWHIPLTFPSEAVISAYLNPQVDLSTEKFSWGKPDLSVLRKLCWEKFNWNGKKTDELLLPVLKEYEKRETQLRIEAFYSFNERFAKIRSKRINKAVKGIGGGLSSDVADHTLQEGPRKRNKKKVAPHETEDNNTSDKDSPIANEKVKNKRKRLEKPSSSRGRGRAQKRGRGRGRVQKDLLELSDGSSDDDDDDDKVVELEAKPANLQKVRKCKRR, encoded by the exons ATG AAGGATGATCCCAAGGGAAAGGGAGTTTTGTTGGATGGGGATGACCTAGATAATCTTGTACAGGATTCCTCAGTACAGGGGAAGGATTATCAGGAAAAGTTGGATGAGAT GTTGGCGGCATCCCttgcagctgaagaagaacgaaACTTTACTAGCAAAGCATCGACTTCAGCTGCAGCAATCCCGTCAgaggaggatgaggaagaagacagCGACGGAGATGAGGAAATTTTATTG CCAGTAATGGATGGGAATATCGACCCAGCTGTTCTGGCTTCTCTCCCTCCATCCATGCAACTTGATCTCCTTGCTCAG ATGAGAGAAAAATTGATGGCAGAAAACCGGCAAAAGTACCAAAAGGTCAAGAAG GCCCCTGAAAAGTTTTCTGAATTGCAAATAGAAGCATATCTTAAAACTGTAGCCTTCCGTCGCGAAATAAATGAAGTTCAGAGATCTGCTGGTGGAAGGGCTGTTGGTGGAGTTCAAACTTCTAGGATAGCTTCGGAAGCAAACAGAGAGTTTATATTCTCGTCTTCTTTTGCTGGTGATAAAGA AGTACTGGCATCTGccagagaaggaagaaatgatgaaaatcaaaagaaaacgtCACAACAGTCTTTGCCAGTCTCCGTCAAGAATGCTTCCCCGCTGAAAAAATCAGATGCTACCATTGAGTTGGATAGAGATGAACCTAAAAATCCTGATGAAAATATTgaagtatatatagatgaaagGGGACGTTTTAGAATAAGGAACAGACACATGGGAATCCAAATGACACGTGATATCCAGAGGAACTTACATTTGAtgaaagaaaaggagagaaCAGCTTCTGGTTCTATGGCTAAGAATGATGAAACATTCAGCGCCTGGGAGAACTTTCCTACTGAGGACcaatttcttgaaaaatcaCCTGTTGAGAAAGATGTTGTGGACCTGGAGATCCAGAATGATGATTCCATGCTGCATCCTCCATCTTCCATAGAGATATCATTTGACCATGATGGTGGTGGAAAAGATCtcaatgatgaagatgatatgTTTCTTCAATTGGCAGCGGGAGGACCAGTGACAATTAGTTCTACAGAAAATGATCCTAAAGAAGACACTTCACCGTGGGCTTCTGACAGTGATTGGGAAGAAGTGCCTGTTGAACAGAATACTTCTGTCTCTAAGCTTGAAGCGAATTTAAGCAATCAGCATATCCCCAAGGACATTAGTATCGCTGAGGGTGTAGCATGGGAAGAATATAGTTGTAAAAATGCCAATAACTCCGTGGAGAATGATACAGTAACAAAGATCACAAAAGGATAtctggaagaagaagctgatcTGCAGGAGGCTATCAAGAAAAGTCTTCTTGAATTACACGATAAGGAATCCGGGGATGTCCTTGAAGAAAATCAATCAGTAAGGGTAAATCTTGTTGTTGACAAGCCAAGCGAAGATAGTCTTTGTTCTAGGGAAACGGTTGGTGAAGCTGAGGAAGAGAGATTTCTGGACGAAATAACAATCTTGAAAACCAGTGGTGCTATAAGTGAGCAGTCCAACACTTCTGTAGCGGGCAATGCAGATGGTCAGAAAGGGATAACCAAACAATTTGGTACACACCCTTCTTCCGGTTCTAATAACGTTAGCCATGCTGTGAGCAATAAATTGTCAAAGGTAAAATCAGTTATCTCACCCGAGAAAGCATTAAATGTTGCTAGTCAAAACCGCATGCTATCCACCATGGCTAAACAGCACAATGAAGAAGGTTCTGAAAGTTTTGGTGGAGAATCTGTTAAAGTGTCTGCTATGCCCATAGCTGATGAGGAAATAACTGGTTTTCTTGATGAAAAAGATAATGCTGATGGTGAATCATCTATCATGATGGACGATAAGAGAGATTATAGTAGACGTAAAATCCAGAGTCTTGTCACTGAATCAAGGGACCCTTCTCGTAATGTCGTCAGATCGCGAATAGGGATACTACATGACACAGATTCACAAAATGAAAGAAGGGAGGAAAATAACTCTAACGAGCACACTTTCAATATTGACAGTTCAACAGATTTTGAAGAGAAAGGCGTGCCTGTTGAATTTTCAGAGGCAAATATAGAGGAGGAAATTCGAGTTCTCGACCAAGAATTCGTAAGTTTAGGTGATGAACAGAGAAAACTTGAGCGGAATGCTGAATCTGTGAGCAGTGAGATGTTTGCAGAATGCCAG GAGCTACTCCAAATTTTTGGCATACCGTACATCATAGCTCCCATGGAAGCAGAGGCACAGTGTGCATTTATGGAACAATCAAACCTTGTTGATGGCATTGTCACTGACGATTCTGATGTATTCTTGTTTGGAGCAAGGAGCGtgtacaaaaatatatttgatgatCGTAAATATGTGGAGACATACTTTATGAAG gaCATTGAGAAGGAGTTAGGCTTGAGCAGAGATAAAATAATCCGCATGGCAATGCTTCTAGGAAGTGATTACACAGAAGGAATCAG TGGTATTGGTATTGTCAATGCTATTGAAGTTGTGACTGCTTTTCCCGAGGAGGATGGGCTTCAGAAATTTCGTGAATGGGTTGAATCACCTGATCCAACCATTTTAGGAAAGACTGATGCAAAAACAGGTTCAAAGGTAAAGAAGCGTGGGTCTGCCTCCGTAGATAATAAAGGAATCATCTCAGGTGCCTCGACTGATGACACCGAAGAAATCAAGCAAATCTTCATGGATCAGCAT AGAAAGGTAAGCAAGAACTGGCATATTCCATTGACTTTCCCTAGTGAGGCTGTTATATCAGCCTACTTAAATCCGCAAGTGGATCTGTCGACTGAGAAATTCTCATGGGGCAAACCTGATCTTTCAGTACTTAGAAA GCTATGCTGGGAAAAGTTTAATTGGAACGGCAAGAAAACAGATGAACTACTACTACCAGTCTTGAAGGAGTATGAAAAGCGCGAG ACGCAACTTCGGATTGAAGCTTTCTATTCCTTTAATGAAAGATTTGCAAAGATCCGTAGTAAAAGAATCAACAAAGCTGTCAAAGGAATTGGTGGAGGTCTGTCGTCAGATGTGGCCGATCATACTCTCCAGGAAGGTCCAAGAAAacgaaataagaaaaaagttgcTCCTCATGAAACTGAAGATAACAACACTTCAGACAAAGATTCACCTATAGCCAATgagaaagtgaaaaacaaaaggaagcgCTTAGAAAAACCATCTAGTAGTAGAGGTAGAGGCAGAGCCCAGAAAAGAGgacgaggaagaggaagagtccAAAAAGATCTCCTTGAGCTATCCGACGGCagttctgatgatgatgatgacgatgacaAGGTAGTGGAATTGGAGGCAAAACCGGCCAATCTTCAAAAAGTGCGAAAG tgcaaaagaagatga